In the Phaseolus vulgaris cultivar G19833 chromosome 7, P. vulgaris v2.0, whole genome shotgun sequence genome, one interval contains:
- the LOC137829092 gene encoding uncharacterized protein, with amino-acid sequence MRTTRQSSTHAESDDMTMHQVMEMMQGLLEAMAASKAEQERIQADLAASHARNEELCRVNEELRNHPGSREAEDRECFTPPREFSTLFSQSIREAVIPHTFVGPKVTFTGMEDPEAHLTAFHTQMILVGGSDAVRCKLFMSTLTGMAMDWFISLPDGHITSFAALSQLFREQYIANRPPPAVSYDLFDVKQYQGETLKEYINRFGAQVVKVGTTEEPMIVYTFRKGMCPGPFFSIVVPNIADRLRPHKDAWCEFHQAFGHHINNCLALGHQLDELVKSGFLKDYLARSSTATTLTVPEEDQAHEMPIHGEVHTIFGGFSGGGCTASQRKSYVRSVNSVAEEGLDDPWELDLVFTKADLRDVVPHDNDPVVISVVTAGRRVHRVLVDQGRSANVMFWSTFNKLQLSPDLLRPYTGCLYGFAGDQVEDDVYRWNDVTY; translated from the exons ATGAGGACAACAAGGCAAAGTTCGACTCACGCTGAGAGTGATGACATGACCATGCACCAGGTCATGGAGATGATGCAAGGCCTGCTGGAAGCAATGGCGGCATCAAAGGCTGAGCAAGAGCGTATACAGGCGGATCTGGCGGCGTCGCATGCAAGGAATGAAGAGTTGTGTCGCGTGAACGAGGAGTTGCGGAACCACCCTGGGAGTCGTGAAGCAGAAGATCGCGAATGTTTCACGCCACCTAGGGAGTTCTCCACGCTGTTCTCACAGTCGATCAGGGAGGCAGTGATCCCTCACACGTTCGTGGGTCCCAAGGTGACTTTCACGGGGATGGAAGACCCCGAGGCACACCTCACTGctttccacacgcagatgattctagtaggcggttctgacgccgtgaggtgcaagcttttcatgagcacgctgactggaatggccatggattggtttatcagccttcCAGATGGCCATATTACCTCCTTCGCAGCGCTCTCACAACTGTTCCGGGAGCAGTACATTGCGAACCGGCCCCCTCCAGCGGTGTCATATGATCtttttgacgtgaagcagtatcaaggcgaGACCTTGAAAGAGTATATCAACCGCTTcggggcgcaggtggtgaaggttggcaccacgGAGGAGCCAATGATTGTTTACACGTTCAGGAAAGGGATGTGCCCTGGACCTTTCT TTTCAATCGTCGTGCCTAACATAGCAGACAGGCTGAGGCCCCACAAGGATgcgtggtgcgagttccaccaagcattCGGGCATCACATCAAcaactgtttggcgctgggcCATCAGTTGGACGAGTTGGTAAAGAGTGGGTTCCTTAAGGACTATCTGGCCAGGTCTTCTACAGCCACGACCCTGACAGTACCAGAAGAGGATCAGGCACACGAGATGCCGATCCAtggagaagtgcacaccatctTCGGTGGCTTCTCAGGAGGAGGATGCACTGCCTCTCAGCGCAAGAGTTATGTGCGCTCGGTGAACTCAGTAGCTGAAGAAGGACTGGATGACCCGTGGGAGTTAGACCTTGTGTTTACAAAGGCTGACCTGCGCGACGTCGTCccccatgacaatgaccccgtggtcatttcggtcgtCACCGCTGGGAGGAGGGTACACCGAGTCCTCGTGGACCAGGGCAGATCCGCAAATGTAATGTTCTGGTCCACCTTTAACAagctgcagttgtcccctgatctgcTGAGGCCATACACAGGATGTCTGTATGGGTTCGCAGGGGACCAAGTGGAGGACGACGTTTACAGATGGAACGACGTCACGTACTGA
- the LOC137829093 gene encoding uncharacterized protein, translated as MPQSSTMETLFSLLYVSDAMIPVEIHESSPRFQSFVAEESNEERRVNLDLLDEAREEARIKVEVVKRRVEHQYSSKVKPRQFKVDDLVMRKAHPYELENKLSPKWTGPFRVTEAKGNGSYKLETLEGGPIPHTWNAANLKFYFS; from the coding sequence atgCCCCagtcttccaccatggagacgctgTTCAGCCTACTGTACGTGTCggatgccatgatcccagtggaAATTCATGAGAGCTCGCCCCGTTTCCAAAGCTTTGTGGCAGAGGAGtccaatgaggagaggagggtGAACCTAGACCTATTggacgaggccagggaagaggcgagaataAAGGTTGAAgttgtgaagagaagggtggagcatCAGTACAGCTCCAAGGTGAAGCCGCGACAGTTCAAAGTAGATGACTTGGTCATGCGAAAGGCTCATCCATAtgagttggagaacaagctgtctcccaagtggaccgggccctttaGAGTAACCGAGGCTAAGGGGAACGGTTCGTACAAGCTTGAGACTCTGGAAGGAGGCCCCATTCCACACACCTGGAACGCAGCtaatttaaagttttacttTAGTTAA
- the LOC137829094 gene encoding uncharacterized protein, whose translation MKKKRESEKEKIPKPTLLVSRHEVQREIVSHNPIFLAIPRPLKIETLVDSPHCLEDLVKEFNDVFQDPPKGLPPLRGIEHEIDLIPGSSLPNRPAYRTNPSETKEIRQHVEALIEKGWVQDSMSPCAMPIILVPKKDGSWRMCSDFMPFGLTNAPSTFMRLMHHVLRPFIGLQHSWTNSLQLGEYDGHQGQGQIEANQQGQEEEEDQEVDVQDVIHPPQRLTRSMFKALGNN comes from the exons atgaagaaaaaaagggagagtgaaaaagaaaaaattcctaagcctacacttcttgtgtctaggcatgaggtCCAAAGGGAAATAGTGTCTCACAATCCTATTTTCTTAGCTATCCCTAGACCTCTTAAgatagaaacacttgttgatagtcctcattgtttggaaGATTTGGTAAAGGAGTTTAATGATGTTTTTCAAGATCCTCCCaaaggccttccacctttgagagggattgagcatgAAATTGATCTAATCCCGGGATCTTCTTTACCtaatcgtccagcatataggaccaatccaagtgaaaccaaggaaattcgccaacatgTTGAAGCTTTAATAGAAAAAGgttgggttcaagatagcatgagcccttgtgctatgcctatcatcctTGTACCTAAGAAAGATGGAtcatggaggatgtgttcggatt ttatgccttttggcttAACTAATGCGCCAAgcactttcatgcgcctcatgcatcatgtgtTGAGACCATTCATTGGTCTCCAgcattcgtggacgaattctctccaactcggggagtatgatggacaTCAAGGACAAGGACAAATAGAAGCCAATCaacaaggacaagaagaggaagaggaccAAGAGGTAGATGTGCAAGACGTCATTCATCctcctcaaaggcttacaagaagcatgttcaaggcCTTAGGAAATAATTGA